The Antedon mediterranea chromosome 7, ecAntMedi1.1, whole genome shotgun sequence genome has a segment encoding these proteins:
- the LOC140053949 gene encoding V-type proton ATPase subunit C 1-B-like isoform X1 yields the protein MDLIELKVFNGDGRLVDTGETNQYNQVASSRECKKKMSQIMSEFWLISAPGEPNAHQTFERLCQATANISQNNKFNIPDLKVGTLDVLVGLSDDLGKLDTYVESMAHKIAHYLGEVLENQKAKLAENLTANGVELSSYLMRFQWDMAKYPIKQPLKNITEIISKQVSAIDADLKTKANAYNSLKGNLQSLERKAIGSLLTRNLGDLVKKEDFVTNSEYLTTLLVVVQNGAVNDWVSKYEGLADMVVPRSSKKIYEDNEHSLFTVSLFKKVVDEYKLHARENRFTVRDFTYNEAELTAGKNELNKLAADKKKQFGPLVRWLKINFSEVFMAWIHVKALRVFVESVLRYGLPVNFQGMLIQPYKKTQRRLREVLQQKYGHLDGSSVGASETVLDIPGMTMAQQQYYPYVYYPIEINFWDRT from the exons ATGGATTTGATAGAGTTAAAGGTATTTAATGGGGATGGCAGATTAGTGGACACAGGTGAAACTAACCAGTACAATCAAGTTGCTTCTAGCAGAGAATGTAAAAAg AAAATGAGTCAGATAATGAGTGAATTCTGGCTGATCTCGGCTCCTGGCGAGCCAAATGCTCATCAAACATTTGAACGTCTTTGCCAGGCAACTGCAAATATATCACAGAATAACAAGTTCAACATTCCAGACCTCAAAGTAGGGACCCTTGATGTTCTTGTAGGCCTCTCAGATGACCTTGGGAAGTTAGACACCTATGTGGAAAG tatGGCACACAAAATTGCACATTATCTTGGTGAAGTCCTTGAAAACCAAAAAGCTAAGCTGGCAGAAAATCTCACAGCAAATGGAG TTGAGTTATCTTCTTACCTGATGCGATTTCAGTGGGACATGGCCAAGTACCCCATCAAGCAACCGCTTAAGAATATAACCGAGATTATAAGCAAG CAAGTCAGTGCTATAGATGCTGACCTAAAGACCAAGGCAAATGCATACAACAGTTTAAAGGGCAACTTACAGTCATTAGAAAGGAAAGCAAT tGGTAGCCTGCTAACAAGAAACTTGGGAGATCTGGTGAAGAAAGAAGACTTTGTAACAAATTCAGAATATTTAACAACTTTATTAGTTGTAGTTCAAAA TGGTGCTGTAAATGACTGGGTTTCAAAATATGAAGGACTTGCTGACATGGTAGTTCCAAGGTCATCAAA AAAAATATATGAAGATAACGAGCATTCGTTATTCACAGTATCACTTTTCAAGAAAGTTGTTGATGAGTACAAGCTACATGCAAGAGAAAACAG attTACAGTCAGGGATTTCACCTACAATGAAGCTGAATTAACAGCAGGAAAGAACGAACTGAACAAACTAGCAGCAGACaagaaaaaacaattt GGTCCTTTAGTACGATGGTTGAAAATCAACTTTAGTGAAGTTTTTATGGCTTGGATTCATGTTAAAGCGCTACGAGTGTTTGTAGAATCAGTTTTAAG gtaTGGACTCCCAGTAAACTTTCAGGGGATGCTTATTCAACCGTACAAAAAGACACAACGAAGATTGAGAGAAGTTCTACAACAGAAATATGGTCATCTGGATGGGAGCAGTGTTGGTGCATCTGAG ACGGTCCTTGACATACCAGGCATGACAATGGCTCAACAGCAATATTACCCGTACGTGTATTACCCAATTGAAATTAACTTTTGGGACAGGACGTGA
- the LOC140053949 gene encoding V-type proton ATPase subunit C 1-B-like isoform X2, with protein sequence MDLIELKVFNGDGRLVDTGETNQYNQVASSRECKKKMSQIMSEFWLISAPGEPNAHQTFERLCQATANISQNNKFNIPDLKVGTLDVLVGLSDDLGKLDTYVESMAHKIAHYLGEVLENQKAKLAENLTANGVELSSYLMRFQWDMAKYPIKQPLKNITEIISKQVSAIDADLKTKANAYNSLKGNLQSLERKAIGSLLTRNLGDLVKKEDFVTNSEYLTTLLVVVQNGAVNDWVSKYEGLADMVVPRSSKKIYEDNEHSLFTVSLFKKVVDEYKLHARENRFTVRDFTYNEAELTAGKNELNKLAADKKKQFGPLVRWLKINFSEVFMAWIHVKALRVFVESVLRYGLPVNFQGMLIQPYKKTQRRLREVLQQKYGHLDGSSVGASETVLDIPGMTMAQQQYYPYVYYPIEINFWDRT encoded by the exons ATGGATTTGATAGAGTTAAAGGTATTTAATGGGGATGGCAGATTAGTGGACACAGGTGAAACTAACCAGTACAATCAAGTTGCTTCTAGCAGAGAATGTAAAAAg AAAATGAGTCAGATAATGAGTGAATTCTGGCTGATCTCGGCTCCTGGCGAGCCAAATGCTCATCAAACATTTGAACGTCTTTGCCAGGCAACTGCAAATATATCACAGAATAACAAGTTCAACATTCCAGACCTCAAAGTAGGGACCCTTGATGTTCTTGTAGGCCTCTCAGATGACCTTGGGAAGTTAGACACCTATGTGGAAAG tatGGCACACAAAATTGCACATTATCTTGGTGAAGTCCTTGAAAACCAAAAAGCTAAGCTGGCAGAAAATCTCACAGCAAATGGAG TTGAGTTATCTTCTTACCTGATGCGATTTCAGTGGGACATGGCCAAGTACCCCATCAAGCAACCGCTTAAGAATATAACCGAGATTATAAGCAAG CAAGTCAGTGCTATAGATGCTGACCTAAAGACCAAGGCAAATGCATACAACAGTTTAAAGGGCAACTTACAGTCATTAGAAAGGAAAGCAAT tGGTAGCCTGCTAACAAGAAACTTGGGAGATCTGGTGAAGAAAGAAGACTTTGTAACAAATTCAGAATATTTAACAACTTTATTAGTTGTAGTTCAAAA TGGTGCTGTAAATGACTGGGTTTCAAAATATGAAGGACTTGCTGACATGGTAGTTCCAAGGTCATCAAA AAAAATATATGAAGATAACGAGCATTCGTTATTCACAGTATCACTTTTCAAGAAAGTTGTTGATGAGTACAAGCTACATGCAAGAGAAAACAG attTACAGTCAGGGATTTCACCTACAATGAAGCTGAATTAACAGCAGGAAAGAACGAACTGAACAAACTAGCAGCAGACaagaaaaaacaattt GGTCCTTTAGTACGATGGTTGAAAATCAACTTTAGTGAAGTTTTTATGGCTTGGATTCATGTTAAAGCGCTACGAGTGTTTGTAGAATCAGTTTTAAG gtaTGGACTCCCAGTAAACTTTCAGGGGATGCTTATTCAACCGTACAAAAAGACACAACGAAGATTGAGAGAAGTTCTACAACAGAAATATGGTCATCTGGATGGGAGCAGTGTTGGTGCATCTGAG
- the LOC140053951 gene encoding G-protein coupled receptor GRL101-like → MMIIGISSIIGNSVVIISRRLKKDKTGNNNNVNKVQTILITNLAASDMLMAVYLIIISSADIHYRGRYSEVAREWKKSFLCSFAGAISTLSGQCSVFTLMMLSIDRAVNIVYPFSTNRLNSKKCKIILAFAWLFWIVLSFLPAVNKLKFAEISYFSDNYYGKESVCLALPLTRSRWPGWEYAITIFVAFNGIGFVVIAVSYLMIFLSVKRSGATVNRRQMRKEQLKMARKLGLIVFTDFCCWGPIIVMAIGSEMDWMRIPDDIYVWAATFIIPINSSVNPYLYTIVYMFKCKVRQPAVTQIPLRPM, encoded by the coding sequence ATGATGATAATTGGAATATCATCCATCATTGGTAATTCAGTTGTCATCATATCTAGACGATTGAAAAAGGACAAGACAGGTAACAATAACAATGTTAACAAAGTTCAAACCATTCTTATCACTAACCTTGCCGCGTCGGACATGCTGATGGCAGTCTATCTGATCATCATTTCAAGTGCAGACATACATTACAGAGGAAGGTATTCTGAAGTTGCAAGAGAGTGGAAGAAGAGTTTCCTTTGCAGCTTCGCCGGGGCTATTTCTACTCTCTCTGGGCAATGCTCAGTGTTCACACTGATGATGCTGAGCATTGACCGTGCTGTTAACATCGTTTATCCATTCAGTACAAATCGTCTCAATAGTAAAAAGTGTAAAATTATACTCGCATTCGCATGGTTGTTCTGGATTGTCCTGAGTTTTCTTCCAGCagtaaataaactaaaatttgCTGAAATATCGTACTTTAGCGATAACTATTACGGAAAAGAAAGTGTTTGCCTGGCATTACCTCTAACCAGAAGTCGGTGGCCAGGTTGGGAGTATGCTATAACCATTTTTGTTGCATTTAATGGAATCGGATTTGTCGTAATTGCAGTGAGTTACCTCATGATTTTCTTATCCGTTAAAAGATCGGGTGCCACTGTAAACAGACGGCAGATGAGAAAGGAGCAACTGAAAATGGCTCGAAAACTAGGGTTAATAGTTTTCACTGATTTCTGTTGCTGGGGTCCGATTATAGTAATGGCAATTGGTTCTGAGATGGATTGGATGAGGATTCCTGATGACATATATGTTTGGGCAGCGACATTCATCATCCCTATAAACTCCTCAGTCAATCCTTATCTTTATACAATCGTCTATATGTTTAAATGCAAAGTACGGCAACCGGCAGTTACACAAATTCCACTTAGGCCTATGTGA